From Gimesia panareensis, the proteins below share one genomic window:
- a CDS encoding DUF1501 domain-containing protein, with protein sequence MLSIWGPETKLCDRISRREVLKIGALGLGGLTLPQLLQAEAAAGSGKRHKAVIMIYMCGAPSHQDMYDLKMEAPSEIRGEFRPIDTRVPGFQICEHLPRLGNIAEKIIPLRSVHGSPNGAHDSFICYTGRTTRNQPAGGWPSIGSVVSKLKGPADPAVPPFVGLAPDTGHPPYGSPGLPGFLGVSHSAFRPSGPSRKNMVLNGIDEARLNDRKQLLASFDQFKREADSSGSMQGMDDMNQQVFNILTSNRLVNALDLSQEDPAVRERYGKGDPKNYGDGAPRNLEHFLMARRLVEAGARIVTLNFGRWDFHSNNFGGLKETHLPQFDQGLATLIEDLHERGMADDVAVVAWGEFGRTPKINKDGGRDHWPAVGGGLLAGGGFKTGQVIGATDRLGAQVADRPIHFGEVFATLYRHLGIDYNTAPIKDLAGRPQYLVDNYEPLHEVL encoded by the coding sequence ATGCTGTCAATCTGGGGACCGGAAACGAAACTCTGTGATCGCATCTCCCGCCGGGAAGTCTTGAAAATCGGTGCGCTGGGTCTGGGCGGTCTCACGCTTCCCCAGCTCCTGCAGGCGGAAGCAGCAGCAGGCAGCGGCAAACGGCATAAAGCAGTCATCATGATTTACATGTGTGGTGCCCCCTCGCATCAGGACATGTACGACCTGAAGATGGAAGCCCCCTCGGAAATCCGTGGCGAGTTCCGTCCTATCGACACCCGTGTTCCCGGCTTCCAGATCTGCGAGCATCTGCCACGCCTGGGGAACATTGCTGAGAAAATCATCCCCCTGCGTTCCGTCCATGGATCGCCGAACGGGGCCCATGACTCCTTCATCTGTTACACCGGCCGTACCACCCGCAACCAGCCCGCCGGTGGCTGGCCTTCGATCGGATCGGTCGTCTCGAAATTAAAAGGGCCCGCCGACCCCGCGGTACCTCCTTTTGTCGGTCTGGCCCCCGATACCGGACACCCCCCTTACGGTTCTCCCGGACTGCCCGGCTTTCTGGGCGTCAGCCATTCCGCGTTTCGTCCCTCCGGCCCATCGCGTAAGAACATGGTGCTCAACGGCATCGATGAAGCCCGCCTGAACGATCGCAAACAACTGCTGGCTTCCTTCGATCAGTTCAAACGCGAAGCCGACTCCAGCGGATCGATGCAGGGCATGGATGACATGAACCAGCAGGTGTTCAACATCCTCACTTCGAATCGACTCGTGAATGCCCTGGATCTCTCACAGGAAGATCCTGCCGTCAGAGAACGCTACGGCAAAGGGGATCCGAAAAACTATGGCGATGGTGCTCCACGAAACCTCGAACATTTTCTGATGGCCCGCCGCCTGGTGGAAGCCGGTGCCCGGATTGTCACGCTTAACTTCGGCCGCTGGGATTTCCACAGCAATAACTTTGGTGGCCTGAAAGAGACTCACCTGCCGCAGTTTGACCAGGGACTGGCGACACTCATCGAAGACCTCCACGAGCGGGGCATGGCCGACGATGTCGCCGTCGTCGCCTGGGGCGAATTCGGTCGCACGCCCAAAATCAACAAAGATGGCGGCCGCGATCACTGGCCGGCTGTCGGCGGCGGACTGCTCGCCGGCGGTGGTTTCAAAACCGGCCAGGTCATCGGTGCTACAGACCGTCTGGGAGCCCAGGTCGCCGACCGTCCGATTCACTTCGGAGAAGTCTTCGCGACCCTCTATCGACACCTCGGCATCGACTACAATACCGCTCCCATCAAAGACCTCGCGGGACGGCCTCAATACCTGGTCGACAATTACGAACCACTGCACGAAGTGCTCTGA
- a CDS encoding DUF3386 family protein, producing the protein MSFRQLITREFKQWGLAALIVLLTLSATMQWTPAREQKPVDSQEEKAAATKLYQHVREARATWRDFPGFTADVAVCYNGQSTTGKLVADKKFNVKLTLKDQALSEWSLPKLRSVIGHRKYRQQKPIPATFADQEVNHPLGRLVNIDGKNVSFRLQGDVMTEVHRRSDKSWFTISTLDVWRTKENEVLPQVTSVTYRDPQSGAILSNRSNTFGFKRVGKFDLPASMLTVECGEKFDRNVGSIKLSNHRLLTDSSLSQTETN; encoded by the coding sequence ATGTCGTTCCGTCAATTGATCACGAGAGAATTCAAACAGTGGGGCCTGGCCGCCCTGATCGTTCTGCTCACCCTCTCTGCTACCATGCAGTGGACTCCCGCCAGGGAACAGAAACCCGTCGATTCCCAGGAAGAAAAGGCGGCTGCCACGAAACTGTATCAGCACGTCAGAGAAGCCCGGGCGACCTGGCGGGACTTTCCCGGTTTTACAGCAGATGTCGCTGTCTGCTACAATGGACAGAGCACCACGGGCAAACTCGTCGCAGACAAAAAATTCAACGTCAAACTGACTTTGAAAGACCAGGCACTCTCCGAGTGGAGCCTGCCTAAGCTGCGGTCGGTGATTGGTCATCGTAAATACCGTCAGCAGAAGCCCATTCCCGCCACCTTCGCTGACCAGGAAGTCAATCACCCGCTCGGTCGCCTGGTCAATATTGACGGCAAAAACGTTTCGTTTCGCCTCCAGGGGGATGTCATGACCGAAGTCCACCGTCGCTCCGACAAATCGTGGTTCACGATTTCCACGCTGGACGTCTGGAGAACCAAAGAAAATGAAGTTCTGCCGCAGGTGACTTCAGTCACATACCGCGATCCGCAGAGCGGTGCGATTCTGTCGAACCGCAGCAATACCTTCGGCTTCAAACGCGTCGGAAAATTCGATCTGCCGGCATCCATGCTGACTGTGGAATGCGGCGAAAAGTTTGATCGCAATGTCGGTTCCATCAAACTCTCGAACCACCGCCTGCTGACCGATTCCTCCCTGTCGCAAACAGAAACCAACTAA
- the recQ gene encoding DNA helicase RecQ yields the protein MAETGMDDALLDVLHEYWGYSEFRPLQQAAMTSVLEGRDSLVVLPTGGGKSLCYQAPALCMEGTAVVVSPLISLMKDQVDALRVCGISAACLNSSLDQEEARQVFRDLRAGKIKLLYVAPERLMLEGMLSMLAEIRLAYIVIDEAHCVSMWGHDFRPHYRELQELKNIFPQCGIHAYTATATEQVRSDIATQLGLQDLELLIGSFDRPNLTYSVARRADRFSQVCEVIDRHPEESGVIYCISRADVESLSESLNNAGYETRPYHAGLPDEERAANQEAFIQDQIDVIVATIAFGMGIDKPNVRYVIHAGLPKSLENYQQESGRAGRDGLEAECVLLYSEQDAMIWQRILEDQPDESKASSFESLQAMQNYCHAFDCRHRYLMRHFGQDLEQDCDTACDLCRGDFQQVDDALVIGQKILSSIYRQDQNYGASYTAAVLKGSKDKKVLTNGHDQLSTYGLLKGESLTTIRSWLNQLVTQGFLTKTAEYQQLRITKTGWQLLKGEATPQLMRTTQENKAEKSRRTKEKYDSLNWKGVDKGLFEVLRDLRKQIASEKGIQPYMVFGDATLRELARHMPSTQPQFLEIWGVGQKKCDDFGQQFLQSITDYQGESQE from the coding sequence ATGGCTGAAACAGGGATGGACGACGCGCTGCTGGATGTCTTACACGAATACTGGGGGTACTCCGAATTTCGGCCCCTGCAGCAGGCAGCGATGACCTCAGTACTGGAGGGCCGCGACTCGCTGGTCGTGCTGCCCACGGGCGGGGGAAAGTCACTCTGTTATCAGGCGCCCGCCCTCTGTATGGAAGGAACCGCGGTCGTCGTCAGCCCCCTGATTTCCCTGATGAAAGACCAGGTCGACGCTCTGCGGGTCTGTGGCATCTCTGCCGCCTGCCTCAACAGTTCACTGGATCAGGAAGAAGCCCGCCAGGTCTTTCGTGATCTGCGGGCAGGGAAGATCAAGCTGCTGTATGTCGCCCCTGAACGACTTATGCTCGAGGGCATGCTCAGCATGCTCGCGGAAATCAGGCTGGCTTATATCGTCATCGACGAAGCACACTGCGTCAGTATGTGGGGCCACGATTTCCGCCCCCACTACAGGGAATTGCAGGAATTGAAGAACATCTTCCCCCAGTGCGGCATTCACGCTTATACCGCGACCGCCACCGAGCAGGTCCGCTCCGATATCGCCACGCAACTCGGTCTGCAGGATCTGGAACTGCTCATCGGTTCGTTCGATCGTCCTAACCTGACTTACTCCGTCGCCCGCCGCGCCGATCGATTTTCCCAGGTCTGTGAAGTCATCGATCGGCACCCGGAAGAATCGGGAGTCATTTACTGTATCTCCCGGGCCGACGTGGAATCACTAAGCGAATCACTCAACAACGCCGGCTATGAAACGCGTCCCTATCATGCGGGTCTGCCCGATGAAGAACGGGCCGCGAACCAGGAAGCCTTTATCCAGGATCAGATCGATGTGATCGTCGCGACAATTGCCTTTGGCATGGGCATCGATAAACCCAATGTCCGCTATGTCATTCATGCCGGTCTGCCCAAGTCGCTGGAAAATTATCAGCAGGAGAGCGGCCGGGCAGGGCGGGACGGACTCGAAGCCGAATGCGTGCTGCTCTACTCCGAACAGGATGCGATGATCTGGCAGCGTATCCTCGAAGATCAGCCGGACGAATCCAAAGCGAGCTCCTTTGAATCACTACAGGCGATGCAGAATTACTGTCACGCCTTCGACTGTCGGCACCGCTATCTGATGCGGCACTTCGGTCAGGATCTGGAGCAGGACTGCGACACAGCCTGCGATCTCTGCCGGGGCGATTTCCAGCAGGTTGACGATGCCCTGGTCATCGGGCAGAAAATTCTCTCCTCGATCTATCGCCAGGATCAGAATTATGGAGCTTCCTATACCGCAGCGGTGCTGAAAGGTTCGAAAGACAAAAAGGTCCTCACCAACGGGCACGACCAGTTGAGTACCTATGGTCTCCTGAAAGGGGAGAGCCTGACCACCATCCGCAGCTGGCTCAACCAGTTGGTGACCCAGGGCTTTCTGACCAAAACTGCCGAATACCAGCAGTTGCGAATCACCAAAACCGGCTGGCAGTTACTCAAAGGGGAAGCCACTCCGCAACTGATGCGGACCACCCAGGAAAACAAAGCGGAGAAATCCCGTCGTACGAAAGAAAAGTATGACAGCCTCAACTGGAAGGGGGTCGACAAGGGACTCTTTGAAGTCCTCCGCGATCTCCGCAAACAGATTGCCAGCGAAAAAGGGATTCAGCCCTACATGGTTTTTGGCGATGCGACACTGCGGGAACTGGCCCGCCACATGCCCTCCACACAGCCACAATTCCTTGAAATCTGGGGCGTGGGCCAGAAAAAATGCGATGATTTTGGACAGCAGTTTCTGCAATCAATCACTGACTACCAGGGCGAATCGCAGGAATAA
- a CDS encoding NAD(P)/FAD-dependent oxidoreductase, with amino-acid sequence MSETESCDVLIVGGGPGGSSCAWGLRESGLDVLILDKATFPRDKVCAGWITPAVAELRELDLNDYSKEHVLQPISRFRTGLIGGSTLQTEYPETVSYGIRRCEFDHYLLQRCGARTRLGESFQSLERTDDGWLVNGSLRAKMVIGAGGHFCPVAREINDKHPGEHSVVLAQETEFQLSPEQQQICRVQPDTPELYFCRDFKGYGWCFLKDGYLNVGIGREGEKQLSTARDEFTEYLDREKRVPREILGKFKGHAYRLYGLQKRNIVEDALLLIGDAAGLASPQSGEGIRPAIESGLMAADVLKNCEQNYQKDRLKIYQDQLLNRFGPWPDEPAHSILPDVFRQFLGRQLMATQWFTRKVLLDRWFLQQHLPPLVRS; translated from the coding sequence GTGTCAGAGACAGAAAGCTGTGATGTCCTGATTGTGGGCGGAGGCCCGGGCGGTTCATCCTGTGCCTGGGGGCTGCGTGAGTCGGGGCTGGATGTGCTGATCCTGGATAAGGCGACGTTTCCCCGGGATAAAGTCTGTGCCGGCTGGATTACTCCCGCGGTGGCCGAACTCCGGGAGCTCGATTTAAACGATTATTCGAAAGAGCATGTCCTGCAGCCCATCAGTCGCTTCCGTACCGGGCTGATTGGGGGGAGCACGCTGCAAACCGAGTATCCTGAAACGGTCAGCTACGGGATTCGTCGTTGTGAATTCGATCATTATCTGCTGCAGCGGTGCGGTGCCCGGACCCGGCTGGGAGAGTCCTTTCAATCACTCGAGCGAACCGACGACGGCTGGCTGGTCAATGGAAGTCTGCGGGCGAAAATGGTGATCGGTGCGGGAGGACACTTCTGCCCGGTGGCCCGCGAGATCAATGATAAACATCCGGGAGAACATTCCGTGGTCCTGGCCCAGGAGACGGAGTTTCAACTGAGTCCGGAGCAGCAGCAGATCTGCCGCGTCCAGCCCGATACGCCGGAGCTCTATTTCTGTCGCGACTTTAAAGGATATGGCTGGTGTTTTCTGAAGGATGGTTATCTGAACGTGGGCATCGGTCGCGAAGGAGAGAAACAGCTCTCGACCGCGCGAGATGAATTCACCGAATATCTGGATCGGGAGAAACGGGTTCCACGCGAGATCCTGGGGAAATTCAAAGGGCATGCCTATCGCCTGTATGGCCTGCAGAAACGAAACATTGTCGAGGATGCACTGCTGTTGATCGGGGATGCCGCCGGTCTGGCTTCACCGCAGAGTGGTGAGGGAATTCGTCCCGCGATTGAATCGGGGTTAATGGCGGCAGACGTGCTCAAAAACTGTGAGCAGAATTATCAGAAAGACCGACTGAAGATCTACCAGGATCAACTGCTCAACCGCTTTGGTCCCTGGCCGGATGAGCCCGCGCACAGCATCCTGCCCGATGTCTTTCGTCAGTTCCTGGGACGTCAATTAATGGCGACCCAGTGGTTTACCCGCAAGGTGCTGCTGGATCGCTGGTTCCTGCAGCAGCATCTGCCGCCCCTGGTTCGCAGTTGA
- a CDS encoding SAM-dependent methyltransferase: protein MRTMLVKAGNPEIEVVLWDGSVVSTASSPTSVRVHIRNRSTLYKLLFDPSLYFGDGYSLGTIEVEGGLVAFNEAIDQCTHQHDTEGFYRDRFRRCVSWLKRNTIDAARKNIHHHYDIGNDFYQLWLDEQLAYTCAYFPEPDVSLEAAQIAKMDHVCRKVGLKSGDSVVEAGCGWGALALHMAKHYGVNVRAFNISREQLAYARERAKREGLDKQVEFVEDDWRNITGLYDSFVSVGMLEHVGLKNYEELGRVIARCQRPRGRGLIHSIGCNSPRMLDSWTTKRIFPGAHVPSLSEFMRIFEPQKFSVLDVENIRLHYARTLEHWLERYEQNLDQVRDMFDETFIRTWRLYLSASIAAFRAGSLQLFQVVFTNGANNEIPWTRAGLYQDRQSGSVEG, encoded by the coding sequence ATGCGAACCATGCTGGTCAAAGCGGGTAATCCGGAAATAGAAGTTGTTTTATGGGATGGGAGCGTGGTTTCGACGGCTTCCTCCCCGACTTCTGTTCGCGTTCATATTCGCAATCGCAGTACGTTGTACAAGCTGCTGTTCGATCCGAGTCTGTATTTTGGGGATGGCTATTCCCTGGGAACCATCGAAGTCGAAGGGGGACTGGTTGCCTTCAATGAAGCGATCGACCAGTGCACTCATCAACATGATACCGAAGGCTTCTACCGGGACCGGTTCCGGCGCTGTGTGAGCTGGTTGAAACGCAATACGATCGACGCGGCCCGCAAAAACATTCACCATCATTACGACATCGGGAACGATTTCTATCAGCTCTGGCTCGATGAGCAGCTGGCTTATACCTGTGCCTATTTCCCGGAGCCGGACGTTTCCCTGGAGGCAGCCCAGATCGCCAAGATGGACCATGTCTGCCGCAAAGTGGGCTTGAAGTCGGGAGATTCCGTGGTGGAAGCCGGTTGTGGCTGGGGGGCGCTGGCCCTGCATATGGCGAAGCATTACGGCGTGAATGTCCGGGCCTTTAATATCTCCCGCGAACAGCTGGCCTATGCCCGCGAACGTGCTAAACGTGAAGGGCTGGATAAACAGGTCGAGTTTGTCGAAGACGACTGGCGGAACATTACGGGCTTGTATGACTCGTTTGTTTCGGTGGGGATGCTCGAGCATGTGGGGCTGAAGAACTACGAAGAACTCGGGCGGGTGATTGCCCGTTGCCAGCGGCCCCGTGGTCGTGGATTGATTCATTCGATCGGCTGCAATTCTCCGCGGATGCTCGACAGCTGGACGACCAAACGCATTTTCCCCGGTGCGCATGTCCCCAGCCTGAGCGAATTCATGCGGATCTTTGAGCCTCAGAAGTTCTCGGTACTGGATGTCGAAAACATCCGGCTGCATTACGCCCGTACCCTGGAGCACTGGCTGGAACGTTACGAACAGAATCTCGACCAGGTCCGAGATATGTTCGATGAAACCTTTATTCGCACCTGGCGACTCTATCTGTCTGCTTCTATCGCCGCTTTTCGAGCTGGTTCGCTGCAGCTGTTCCAGGTGGTTTTTACGAACGGGGCCAATAACGAGATTCCCTGGACCCGGGCCGGCCTGTATCAGGATCGGCAGTCTGGTTCAGTAGAAGGATAG
- a CDS encoding FAD-dependent oxidoreductase, translating to MHRRRFLQQCGFYGSGIFSLGFLEAMQSRSWAATAPRELKADIVIIGGGLGGCAAALAACRNGASVILTEPTDWIGGQISQQAVPPDEHKWIESFGRTQSYAQLRTLIRDYYKQYYPLTSKASQTANLNPGNGSVSRICHEPKVGIAALQSMLAPHISSGQLTLLVNTLPVSASCTGDRIESVACQIEGSGQPVTLQGTYFIDASEEGDLLPLSGTEYVLGAESQAQTGEPHAPEKADPGNIQALTHCFAIDHRAGEDHTIDRPEMYDFWKDHVPPLKPAWSGKLLSLDYSHPRTLKPKALSFVPCGKETSAPRTKSLNLWLYRRMIDRNNFTPGSYASDITVVNWPQNDFMLGNITDVSPAERKKQLHAAKQLSLSLLYWLQTEAPRPDGGEGWPGLRLRNDIVGTADGLAKYPYIRESRRIKAELTIKEQDLTYTERLKVQGKDEKPLLAKPFADSVGIGYYHLDLHPSTGGDNYIDMGSVPFQIPLGALIPQRVENLIAGCKNIGTTHISNGCYRLHPVEWSIGEAAGALCAHAIASHATPRQIRNTPQQLADFQNKLNGQGVELAWSKLS from the coding sequence ATGCATCGACGACGCTTTCTACAACAGTGCGGCTTCTATGGCTCCGGTATCTTTAGTCTTGGATTTCTAGAGGCCATGCAGTCCCGCAGTTGGGCGGCCACGGCACCGCGTGAACTGAAAGCGGACATCGTGATCATCGGGGGCGGTCTGGGTGGTTGTGCCGCTGCCTTAGCTGCCTGCCGGAACGGGGCCTCCGTCATTCTCACTGAACCCACTGACTGGATCGGCGGACAGATCTCGCAGCAGGCGGTCCCCCCGGATGAGCACAAGTGGATCGAATCGTTTGGGCGCACGCAGTCCTATGCTCAGTTGAGGACACTGATCCGAGACTATTACAAACAGTATTATCCCCTCACCAGTAAAGCCAGCCAGACCGCCAATCTCAATCCGGGCAATGGTTCGGTCTCCCGCATCTGTCATGAACCGAAGGTCGGCATTGCGGCCCTGCAGTCGATGCTTGCGCCCCACATCAGCAGCGGTCAACTGACACTGCTCGTCAACACACTACCAGTTTCAGCCAGTTGTACCGGAGACCGCATCGAAAGCGTCGCCTGTCAGATCGAGGGGAGCGGCCAACCTGTCACGCTGCAGGGAACTTACTTTATTGATGCCAGCGAAGAGGGGGATCTGCTCCCGTTAAGTGGAACCGAATACGTCCTGGGCGCAGAATCCCAGGCACAGACAGGGGAACCTCATGCGCCGGAAAAAGCGGATCCCGGTAACATTCAGGCACTCACACACTGTTTTGCCATCGATCATCGGGCAGGGGAGGATCATACCATCGATCGTCCCGAGATGTACGACTTCTGGAAAGATCATGTCCCGCCGCTCAAGCCCGCCTGGTCTGGCAAGCTGCTCTCTCTCGATTACTCCCACCCGCGGACACTGAAGCCCAAGGCACTCTCGTTCGTCCCCTGTGGAAAAGAGACATCGGCGCCGCGCACGAAGTCGCTCAATCTCTGGCTCTACCGCCGGATGATCGACCGTAACAACTTCACCCCCGGTTCTTATGCCAGCGACATCACCGTTGTCAACTGGCCCCAGAATGACTTTATGCTGGGTAATATTACCGATGTCTCACCGGCAGAGCGGAAAAAGCAGCTCCATGCGGCCAAACAGCTCAGCCTCTCGCTGCTCTACTGGTTACAGACCGAGGCCCCACGTCCCGATGGAGGAGAGGGCTGGCCGGGCCTCCGCCTGCGAAATGATATCGTCGGTACCGCCGATGGTCTGGCGAAATATCCCTACATCCGCGAGTCGCGTCGCATCAAAGCGGAGTTGACCATCAAAGAACAGGACCTGACCTACACGGAACGCCTCAAGGTGCAAGGCAAAGACGAGAAACCGTTGCTGGCCAAACCCTTCGCCGACTCGGTTGGCATCGGCTATTACCATCTGGATCTGCATCCCAGTACCGGAGGTGACAACTACATCGACATGGGCAGCGTGCCATTTCAGATTCCGTTGGGCGCGCTGATCCCCCAGCGGGTCGAGAACCTGATCGCCGGCTGCAAAAATATCGGCACCACGCACATCTCCAACGGCTGTTATCGCCTGCATCCCGTCGAATGGTCCATCGGTGAAGCAGCGGGCGCCCTGTGTGCCCATGCGATCGCCAGCCACGCCACGCCGCGTCAGATCAGAAACACTCCACAGCAACTGGCAGACTTTCAGAACAAACTGAACGGGCAGGGCGTTGAACTGGCCTGGTCCAAGCTGAGCTAA
- a CDS encoding Kelch repeat-containing protein, with amino-acid sequence MKTLRFTFTLLCLCAVAVTNQAYAHFLWLLPQAEGKNNAARVQLYFGEVAEPDDPDLLKKLTGIKVWEKKQKGKLQTYSLTAGEDSLFITPNPKGAGKAAYGLSHTYGVITRGDSNFLLKYYAKTFPQKSQQVWNKINCAEQLPLEIIPTLKREEVILQVNLNGKPLADAEVKVIGPATTSETVTASTNAQGQYQFKLSKGLYSIRAKHVEEKTGEYKGDKYDSIRHYSTLTLPYVPVAEKTETTAADSKYPQLPDAISSFGAAVSGDYLYVYSGHIGRAHQHSADNLSQKFQRLNLRRPDNWETLPLKTPLQGLAMAPHGESVYRVGGLSVTNKKGEESLMESQPTVERFVPSKNAWEPVAAMPAGRSSHDAVFLDDQLYVVGGWQMRKGDESIWQDHMLVFDASQDKPEWKAIKQPFQRRALSAAAHQGKIYALGGIDADGDISHEVDVYDTNTGKWSKGPELPGSTMNGFGTTAWSLGGQLYFSGMDGGVFQLDQKKNSWKKVSSLATPRFFHRLLPDGNGGLLAIGGASRKGHLKTIEQIQLN; translated from the coding sequence ATGAAAACGTTACGATTCACTTTCACCTTGCTCTGCCTGTGTGCGGTCGCTGTGACAAACCAGGCGTACGCACACTTCCTCTGGCTGCTCCCGCAAGCAGAAGGCAAGAATAACGCTGCCAGAGTTCAGCTCTATTTCGGCGAAGTCGCCGAACCCGACGATCCGGATCTGCTGAAAAAACTCACCGGCATCAAAGTCTGGGAGAAAAAGCAGAAAGGCAAACTGCAGACCTACTCTCTCACAGCGGGAGAAGATTCACTGTTCATCACCCCCAACCCCAAAGGGGCCGGCAAAGCCGCCTATGGCCTGAGCCACACCTACGGCGTCATTACCCGGGGTGACAGCAACTTCCTGCTCAAGTATTACGCCAAAACGTTCCCGCAGAAAAGCCAGCAGGTCTGGAACAAAATCAACTGTGCGGAACAACTGCCTCTGGAAATCATCCCCACTCTGAAACGGGAAGAGGTCATCCTGCAGGTCAACCTGAACGGCAAACCGCTGGCAGACGCGGAAGTCAAAGTCATCGGCCCTGCAACCACCAGTGAAACGGTCACCGCCAGCACGAATGCCCAGGGACAATACCAGTTCAAACTCAGTAAAGGCCTGTATTCGATCCGCGCCAAACATGTGGAAGAGAAAACAGGGGAGTACAAAGGCGACAAGTACGACAGTATCCGTCACTATTCGACTCTGACACTGCCTTACGTACCCGTGGCTGAAAAAACGGAAACCACAGCTGCCGACAGCAAATACCCTCAGCTGCCCGATGCCATTTCCAGCTTCGGTGCCGCCGTCAGTGGGGATTACCTCTATGTCTACTCCGGTCACATCGGCCGTGCCCACCAGCACAGTGCCGACAACCTCTCGCAGAAATTTCAGCGGCTTAATCTCAGGCGACCTGATAACTGGGAAACGCTGCCTCTGAAAACTCCCCTGCAGGGACTGGCCATGGCTCCGCACGGCGAGAGCGTCTACCGCGTCGGTGGTCTGTCTGTGACGAATAAGAAAGGGGAAGAATCCTTGATGGAATCGCAGCCCACTGTCGAGCGGTTTGTTCCCAGTAAAAACGCCTGGGAACCGGTCGCTGCCATGCCCGCAGGACGTTCTTCCCACGATGCGGTCTTCCTGGACGACCAGCTCTACGTAGTGGGTGGCTGGCAGATGCGTAAAGGAGACGAATCGATCTGGCAGGATCACATGCTGGTCTTCGATGCTTCGCAGGACAAGCCGGAATGGAAAGCCATCAAGCAGCCTTTCCAGCGTCGGGCACTCTCCGCCGCCGCCCACCAGGGCAAGATCTACGCCCTGGGTGGCATCGATGCCGACGGCGATATCAGCCACGAAGTCGACGTGTATGACACCAACACCGGTAAATGGTCCAAAGGACCGGAACTGCCCGGCAGCACCATGAACGGTTTTGGCACTACCGCCTGGAGCCTGGGCGGCCAGCTCTACTTCAGCGGCATGGACGGAGGCGTCTTCCAGCTCGACCAGAAAAAGAACAGCTGGAAAAAGGTCAGTTCGCTCGCCACACCTCGCTTTTTCCATCGTCTGCTGCCTGACGGTAATGGCGGGCTGCTGGCCATCGGGGGAGCTTCCCGGAAAGGGCACCTCAAAACCATCGAGCAGATTCAGTTGAATTAA
- a CDS encoding DUF1559 domain-containing protein has protein sequence MLLTPTHRHRRRAFTLIELLVVIAIIAILIALLLPAVQQAREAARRTQCKNNLKQMGLAIHNYNDVYTCLPNANCGVSETSGGSLFVSILPFIDQANAYNLFDFNLSNSAAYNVNVTSQTLPFYLCPSSPMRRAVPSCSSDSGRAPGHYAVCGGTQEYNIYWSYYGDPNPTQDGAIVYTGSTTGKVRFRDITDGTSNTLLIGETAYNLPDYTFSSGDCSGQPRYSFTYWSNPYPGSTVCFTSGDFNPKDVANDSVYDSSWTKSFRSDHVGGVQFAFVDGSVHFISENIDASLLDALATRNGGEVIDGF, from the coding sequence ATGTTACTCACTCCCACCCACCGCCATCGTCGGCGTGCGTTCACCCTCATCGAGCTGCTGGTCGTGATCGCCATCATCGCGATTCTGATCGCGCTCCTGCTCCCCGCCGTCCAGCAGGCCCGCGAAGCAGCCCGCCGCACCCAGTGTAAAAACAACCTCAAACAGATGGGCCTGGCAATCCACAACTACAATGATGTCTATACCTGCCTGCCGAATGCCAACTGTGGTGTCAGCGAGACCAGCGGCGGCAGCCTGTTTGTTTCCATCCTGCCGTTCATCGATCAGGCCAATGCTTACAATCTCTTCGATTTTAATCTGTCCAACTCGGCCGCTTACAATGTCAATGTGACTTCTCAGACGCTCCCCTTCTATCTGTGTCCCTCTTCCCCCATGCGACGTGCCGTCCCCAGCTGTTCCAGTGACAGTGGGCGTGCCCCCGGACACTACGCCGTGTGTGGAGGCACCCAGGAATACAACATTTACTGGTCCTACTATGGTGACCCTAATCCCACTCAGGACGGGGCAATCGTCTATACAGGCAGCACCACGGGAAAAGTACGCTTTCGTGACATCACAGACGGTACCAGTAACACATTGTTAATCGGCGAAACCGCCTACAATCTTCCCGACTACACATTCAGCAGCGGGGACTGCAGCGGACAGCCACGCTACTCTTTCACCTACTGGTCAAATCCCTATCCCGGTTCGACAGTCTGTTTCACCAGTGGTGATTTCAATCCGAAAGACGTAGCCAACGATTCGGTTTATGACAGCAGCTGGACCAAATCGTTCCGCAGCGATCATGTCGGCGGAGTGCAGTTTGCTTTCGTTGACGGATCGGTCCATTTCATCTCGGAAAATATTGACGCTTCTCTTCTGGATGCCCTGGCCACACGAAACGGCGGGGAGGTGATCGATGGTTTTTAA